A window of Cherax quadricarinatus isolate ZL_2023a chromosome 53, ASM3850222v1, whole genome shotgun sequence genomic DNA:
cggtctggagttttataactctctgaccgcgggttctattcccgcccgtggtatggtttgtttgcaatcgtgtcattaagatttcgtgagtctggCAAATCGGTCGGATGTAGTCTTGACGACCAGATCGGGTATGATCTTGACGAATGGATAGCGTGTGGTTTGCACTTTACCTCTATTTCCAGGTCTTCGACGAGGTATCACGTCTCAGATCGCTGGCGAAAATAAAGGCGAAGAATCAGGAACAGATTGGTGGTTGACAGCGAATAGATTTTAAGGAGGGAATTGTCCTAGAGGCTGGACGCAACGAGCAGAATTCCTCAGAGATCGGCCCTAGACTCAATCCTTCTCATAATCTACATAAATAATCTAGAAATGAGACTAACATCTGAAATCGCAAGATTCACTCATGACACGAAACTGGGAAAAATCCACATTCGTGGCTGAATGTAAGAATATCCAGAGGAACCTGGATATTTTGGCTAAGTGGTCATTGACGTGAAAGATATGTTTCAATTTGAACACCTGTAAAATACTCGTAGTACATTTTAGTCATAAGCAAGTGAAAAGTTATATAAAATAAATGAAATGTTAACAGTCGAGTCCAGTAAAGAGAAGGCCCTTGGAATGCTCAATAGTAATGACATAAATAACATTAAATTATGGTGTGCCAAGTACGGAGCATCAAATGCTCTTCTTAGGTCGCACCTTTGATTATGCCCTCTAATTTTGATTCCTGAATTACAAAAACACGAGAATAAGGTGCAGAGAAAGGGACCAAAGCCTTTATCTTCATTAAGAAACAATTACTAAAAGAAAGACTCGGAGCACTTAGCCTGATCTTTCTTAGGAAATGGAGACTGCCAAGATATATAATTCAAATAAAGCTGCTAAATAAATTAGCAGTGCAAGATATGGACGTGATACTCCGTGGCAAGAGCTAAAACACATATGTGagcattattttttttacagaGACAAATCACATAAAGTTCTTTTATGAACAAGATTGATAAACTCTTCAAAAATATCGGATTCAAACCGACATGTTACAAGAGTAAACAGTTGTTGATGGAATATATACGTTAATTTATGAAATATAACAATTAATGACTACTGTTTTGATTATAAGACTTCTCCTCATTAGGATTTTAAAATTTGTGTAGCTACCAGAGGTGTAAATCAAAGGACGGAGGAGGGATTTCTGAGGTGAGTTGGGAATTTATAAACGAatgagcaaaatagaatgactagaAGGGTATATAAACCTGGGGTAGAGGCAGAGCCGGATTAAGAATTtataggcccctgggctactggtactatGAGTCTCCAGAgatattttcataagaaaaaaaaaatagtcacaACAGTCAAGAGTTCATTATATACGTGATGTAATAACTTATAATTATaaagttacagcagtaactgtgaaCACTTTTCGGTAAATCTCTGGAGGCcgtccagctggtggaggccccagGGCTGCAGCCTCTGTAGTCCATGCCTTAATCCGGCTctaggtagaggaaaggtagGTAAAGGATCGTTCCCGGAtgggttggagggaagggtgtAAAAGAGGCTTTAGTGCAAGGGGCTTAAACATCCGACATGCTTGTGTTAGAGCGTTAGATGCGAGTGGTGGCAAGTGGTTTTCATgaattgacatgctgttggagtgtgggtaaagtaacattcatgaagggattcaggggaaaccggttggccggacttgaatcctggaggtgaaaAGTATAGCGCCTGCACTCTCACGGAGGGGTGGGCATGGTGCATCTCTGAGTGCCATCTGAAATGTAATATCAACACGCTCTGGAAAAACTGATTGAATaaaggtgaatgtgtttcctcttcctgtatgggccaccctacctcggtgggagacgggctTTGAACTTAAAAATTAttttgatataataataataataataataataataataataataataataataataataataataataataataataataataataataataataaattattataattattatattatcattgatgtaatatcatcatcacactccCTGGAAACTGACAGAGTAATCATTTGTTTTAAATATTCTTTCGTTTATATTCTTTTATTTTTCACTTGTTCGAGCATTTCGTTTTAACCATTTGTCACTAAGTAGAACATAGAGAAACCTTTTCGTGGTGACATTCCTATGACAGCTCTTGTCGTACGCAGTTTATAAAGTGACATTGCTTTTGTAATTAATGACATGTAATGTTGCTATAAATTATATTCTAAACAAATTACTAATTATAAATGTAatctcttttattattattattattattatatttatattgttattgttactgttactattgttgtttCTGTCGTTATTATTGTTTCGCATGTCTGTAATACTGGGAGTGGTTATAGCAGGTGATAATCGTAAAAGTATAATCTTAAATAACTGTAGTTATAACAGAGGCAGTAGAAGTGTCAGCAGAAGCAGTAAGAGTAGTAACAAAATCAGCAgcgtcagcaacagcagcagaatgaGAAGTAGTTTCAGAGAGGTAAAAAAataaacaacagtagtaacaacgaCAAAGCAGCAGCAGATGAATCCATCAGAGTCAGCAGTAACAGGAGAATCAGGAACATGAACATCAGCAGTACAATCAGCAATAGCAACGTCATCACAGTAAGCAGAAAAGTAGTAAAAGCAGCAGTAATAATATCTGTAATAGTGTTAATAGTAGTAATAGATTGTTCGCTTTAAAATTTTTAATagtaaatatttttaatattatgtTGCAATTGTGGCAGACACAGTGTCGCACTTACTAGGTTAAGAAGGAAGACGTTGGTTATTGTCCTCATCTTGCGATTCTGGAGGAGTGTAACGATGACGAGGGTGTTTCCCACCACCCCCAGTAGGAAGATTATCACGTAGCAGGGGATTCGAACCGATCCCTCCGTGTCCAGCAGCGGCACGGCGGATGCTTGGCTCCTTCCACCCACCTCCCGGCTGGTGATGCCGGTGCctctggtggcggtggtggtgtcgCTTCTCGTGTCTCTCTCCGGCAGGCTATCGCCGCCGGCAGGTGGTTCCCTCTGTAGGTAGTACTCGGGTGGAGTGCTCGGGATGTCTGTTGTTGGCTGTGGATCGCCATGttttgcagtgtccgacagttccTCCTTCAGGTTATTCACTCTCCGAGAGCCGCCACTTTTAAGAATTTTGTTTTTCTTGTATATATCATAAATCTTGACTTGTTTCGCCACCTGAGCGTCATTTCTCTTTATACTCTCTTTGTGAGAATCGAACTCACTGTCGTCGAACTTAACATCAGAGACTTTACGAACAGGAATCTCCTGTTGTAGCTTTCGTAGTGATTCTTCCTCCGCGCCTCTCTCTTGCTCCTCTTGTACTGCTTCGTTTTTGTAATTTTCGCCTTTAAATATAGACGGTTGTTTCATTTTTACTATTGAATCGTCTCTCACATCAATCCCTCTGTCTGTATCTGCTGCCAAAGCATCACCCGGGCCTTTGTGGGACTGATCCCGCCTGTCAAAACTCAGATCAGGATTAAATGGCGAGATATGGAAAACACCAAATCTaaaatgtgggtgagatgttgAGGACAAACTTGGATAGTCTTGTGTGGAATTATTTCCCAGGTTTGCTGCTGTCTTCGAAATATTTATGTTTTCTAACGTCTTGTCATTTTGGTGCTTATCGTTGTTATTTGATGTTATTTTATTCACTGTTATCTTATTTCCCTGATTTTTATCATCGCTACTTGTAAGTGGTTCATCGGTTTTCATTCCCACATTTTTGTCATTTGATAACACGAGTGACTTATCCATTGCTTTCATTATTTCGTCCACTGAATTTCCTTTCGTGCCCGCTAAATTATTTTTCACGTCACTATTATTGGTTGAAGATATGTTAGGCAAAGCTTTATTTATTAAAACTCCGGTGCTGGTATCACTTTCCGCATCTTTCCTAATTTCATCTTTCTCTTCGGTATTAATTCGATTGTATATTTTCGAAAAGGTGGAGGAAAAAATACCACTTAATGACTGTTTGTCTTGATATTCCTGCTTTGGCACATTCTCTACATAAACTCGTTTTGGGGAATATATAATTTTGTGATTTTCGTCTATCATTGTATTTTCCCTTACACTTTTTATTTCTCGTAACCTGGCTTTTACATGATCATTAGTTAAACTAGTATTTGATTTCTTCTCTATTGGTTCTTGACTGATATCAGTATGAGCTGTACCAGAATTGTTTGCAGACCCTAATGCGTGCGGCATTCTTTTGGAGAGATCTGAGATATCTTGGTCGTGGGAGTATTCAGCGTAAATTACGAATTTCGAATATCCAGGAAGATTCAAAGAAGATTCAGAAAGAAATATCTTATCATGAGTTTTTGACTTTTGATGTCGCTCTTGATGAAAAGTTTGTATGCTTTCGGATCGTCGTTTACTGATGTGTCCCTTTTTGGGATGTGAGTGGGGTGTCGATTTGAGCGTGCATGCGGTGGTTCCTAGCCAAATGAAATTTTGGGGCGTTGGTGTGGTTTTTGTGGGCCGAAGAGCCTGGCTCCTCGAACCCAGGGTACTTCGAGCTTCCTGGGCAAGCTTGTACTGCAGGGCGAAGGTTTGTTGATCTTCCCGGGAAAAGGCAGAGTCAGAAGTCTTGGAAACCCTCAGTGGATCTTCAAGAAACTCGAGCACTCTCCGTTTTGGAGAAATAATGTACCTTGCAGAATCGACCGCACTTCTAGTACTTATACTTCCAGTCACAGATAATACAAGCTGGAAGGCGAGCAACACGGAGGAAAGAAATACAGATGAGGAGAGACCAGATGAGGGCAGCACCACGGATATATGGAATATCATTTTAATAATGAGAAGAATCATATAATGAAGGAGTCATGGTCGCTCATGTACTTTTTTTCAAGAACGGTGCAATCTGCTCTCATTTATTAATCATTCTTCACCTAACTGAGCTCAGAGGATAGTATGTCTTCCCTCCACTAATTATCTTACTTGCAAAAATGTGCTGCATATTGTAAAACAATATGTTTGGAGACAAATAACAATTGTTTTACCCGTGGGTCTTTTCACCCACAATCTCGTTGTGAAAAAGCCATTGGGCCTTCTTTGTCTCGTTTTTTACTTTATGATTTGTGTCGTAAAAGTACACTAAAGCAAATCTTTCCCTTCATCATGACAATGAATACCGACGTAGCGATGTAAAGGAGTTTCACTACACTCGTGACTTGGAGAGACAGGCGGGCACGTCTGGTGATCCACAGGCTCCGGTAAAAACAAATTTGTTAGAGTTAAACAGCCGGTGAGCTCTTCCGGTGATCCACtcgtcagtaaaaaaaaaaatctagtaaCAGGCAAAATTATATGTGATATAAAATGCCACGTCAACAGTTCTGAAGATCGAGACGGTTAACTATGATCTGCAGTTGGAAGATAAGAAAACAGGTGATCCACGCAGATAAATTAACACTCCAAAGGTTCAGATGATCGGATTAGTTAATCTAGAGATCGAAACGATCAGGTGAGCACTCCAAGTAATCAAGATGTCTAGTCGAGCACGCAAGGTGATTCATACGTCCAGGTGGGGCCTCCAGGTGAGATTCACATGACTAACAGCCAGGTGAGGATTCCAGCAAGAAATCAGTGAATGGGCTTCATTACCATCAGTTACGTTCTTCAAAGGTGACAAAAAAATCAGGTATAAGATGAGTGAATTCCACTTGAAATACGACTTTCAGTGCTCTAGGCTGGTAGGGGTTTAGGATGAAGTAGGTTGGAAATGGGTGGATTGCAGGTGGTGGGAGAAGTTGGTGGTTTGTGGGGTTGGTGGCGAATGGGTTGAAGATGGGTTAATTGGTGGTGAATGGGCTATGGTTGAATGTGTTTCAGGTGGATGAGGCTTATGATGGATGCGTTGGAGGTGGTTGGGCTGGTTGTGGGTTAGTTGCAAGTAGGTGGGCAACTAATGGGTTGACTGGTAGTTAGTGCGTCGGTAACTGGAGTGCTGGTAAGGGGTGGGCTAGTAgtaggtggactggtggtggataGGCTCGTATTGGCTGTACCAATACTGGGCTGAAAGTGGGTTTGCCAGAGGTGGGCGGGCTGGTAGTTGGTGAATTGGTAATGGGCACTTTAGTAGTGGGTAGGGTGGATTTGGGTGGGCTTCAGGTGAGTGGGCTTCAGGTGAGTGGGCTTCAGGTGAGTGGGCTTCAGGTGAGTGGGCTTCAGGTGAGTGGGTTTCAGGTGAGTGGGCTTCAGGTGAGTGGGCTTCAGGTGAGTGGGCTTCAGGTGAGTGGGCTTCAGGTGAGTGGGCTTCAGGTGAGTGGGCTTCAGGTGAGTGGGCTTCAGGTGTGTGGGCAGTAAACAGCAAGTCAGGGATCAAAAAACagagcacgacacacacacacacactctttcccCTGCCAAGTCAGCCTCGCTACTGAGTCTCTCTACCAACACACCTccgtctctcacccctcccctccatcccctcccctccttcgtCTCACctcttccatcccccctccctc
This region includes:
- the LOC128692267 gene encoding uncharacterized protein isoform X1 codes for the protein MILLIIKMIFHISVVLPSSGLSSSVFLSSVLLAFQLVLSVTGSISTRSAVDSARYIISPKRRVLEFLEDPLRVSKTSDSAFSREDQQTFALQYKLAQEARSTLGSRSQALRPTKTTPTPQNFIWLGTTACTLKSTPHSHPKKGHISKRRSESIQTFHQERHQKSKTHDKIFLSESSLNLPGYSKFVIYAEYSHDQDISDLSKRMPHALGSANNSGTAHTDISQEPIEKKSNTSLTNDHVKARLREIKSVRENTMIDENHKIIYSPKRVYVENVPKQEYQDKQSLSGIFSSTFSKIYNRINTEEKDEIRKDAESDTSTGVLINKALPNISSTNNSDVKNNLAGTKGNSVDEIMKAMDKSLVLSNDKNVGMKTDEPLTSSDDKNQGNKITVNKITSNNNDKHQNDKTLENINISKTAANLGNNSTQDYPSLSSTSHPHFRFGVFHISPFNPDLSFDRRDQSHKGPGDALAADTDRGIDVRDDSIVKMKQPSIFKGENYKNEAVQEEQERGAEEESLRKLQQEIPVRKVSDVKFDDSEFDSHKESIKRNDAQVAKQVKIYDIYKKNKILKSGGSRRVNNLKEELSDTAKHGDPQPTTDIPSTPPEYYLQREPPAGGDSLPERDTRSDTTTATRGTGITSREVGGRSQASAVPLLDTEGSVRIPCYVIIFLLGVVGNTLVIVTLLQNRKMRTITNVFLLNLAFSDLLLGVFCMPFTLVGSLLRDFIFGPIMCRLIPYFQAVSVSVSVWTLVAISLERYYAICQPLRSRGWQTLSHAYKIISLVWLLSLVFMAPIAALSQLLPVGDTSRHKCREMWPSLHLERGFSMFLCAGLLLVPLVIMVAAYSSIIISLWHGMRLERETGQGTRSLISLTDLNGLAMVQQSLRSKNSRKHTSKISIRFRKIPAQTRICEHCGQPERNDTTEVGHVHDARTDHTHNPLADQEAGPHTCLHRRECQSYKWHVESVRENGNFESPQWKEPKNGFKRLRSTHLEKSIEAKKHVIKMLFVVVLEFFLCWTPIFVVNIMCLYIPEQVYRALGSFGISFMHLLSYASSCCNPITYCFMNKKFLQGFRHAFGCRKENERMTRQNGTAASFRSQSNNACKLALEIRKDTRETTV
- the LOC128692267 gene encoding uncharacterized protein isoform X2; the encoded protein is MILLIIKMIFHISVVLPSSGLSSSVFLSSVLLAFQLVLSVTGSISTRSAVDSARYIISPKRRVLEFLEDPLRVSKTSDSAFSREDQQTFALQYKLAQEARSTLGSRSQALRPTKTTPTPQNFIWLGTTACTLKSTPHSHPKKGHISKRRSESIQTFHQERHQKSKTHDKIFLSESSLNLPGYSKFVIYAEYSHDQDISDLSKRMPHALGSANNSGTAHTDISQEPIEKKSNTSLTNDHVKARLREIKSVRENTMIDENHKIIYSPKRVYVENVPKQEYQDKQSLSGIFSSTFSKIYNRINTEEKDEIRKDAESDTSTGVLINKALPNISSTNNSDVKNNLAGTKGNSVDEIMKAMDKSLVLSNDKNVGMKTDEPLTSSDDKNQGNKITVNKITSNNNDKHQNDKTLENINISKTAANLGNNSTQDYPSLSSTSHPHFRFGVFHISPFNPDLSFDRRDQSHKGPGDALAADTDRGIDVRDDSIVKMKQPSIFKGENYKNEAVQEEQERGAEEESLRKLQQEIPVRKVSDVKFDDSEFDSHKESIKRNDAQVAKQVKIYDIYKKNKILKSGGSRRVNNLKEELSDTAKHGDPQPTTDIPSTPPEYYLQREPPAGGDSLPERDTRSDTTTATRGTGITSREVGGRSQASAVPLLDTEGSVRIPCYVIIFLLGVVGNTLVIVTLLQNRKMRTITNVFLLNLAFSDLLLGVFCMPFTLVGSLLRDFIFGPIMCRLIPYFQAVSVSVSVWTLVAISLERYYAICQPLRSRGWQTLSHAYKIISLVWLLSLVFMAPIAALSQLLPVGDTSRHKCREMWPSLHLERGFSMFLCAGLLLVPLVIMVAAYSSIIISLWHGMRLERETGQVISLTDLNGLAMVQQSLRSKNSRKHTSKISIRFRKIPAQTRICEHCGQPERNDTTEVGHVHDARTDHTHNPLADQEAGPHTCLHRRECQSYKWHVESVRENGNFESPQWKEPKNGFKRLRSTHLEKSIEAKKHVIKMLFVVVLEFFLCWTPIFVVNIMCLYIPEQVYRALGSFGISFMHLLSYASSCCNPITYCFMNKKFLQGFRHAFGCRKENERMTRQNGTAASFRSQSNNACKLALEIRKDTRETTV